The Metarhizium brunneum chromosome 5, complete sequence sequence TTACCGGCGACCAAGGCCTTCGCAATTGATATTGCCATGGCTTCATTAATGAGAAGGACTTGTTTCTGCACATCCAGTTTTTCTTCAGTAATGGTGCCAGTTTTGTCAAAAACAACATCCGTCACTTTGCGGCCTCGCTCCGTGCATTCCGCAGACTTGATAATGACACCGCTGCGGGCGGCAATGCCACCCGCAATGACAAGAACCATGGGcacggccaggccgaggGCGCAGGGGCAGGAGACGGCCAAAGTGGCGACAGCATAAGTGATGGCATTCGAGATAGACTGGCCAGCTTTGTATTTGCGAACTTTGAAGCCGACAACCAGCCATACAATCACGACAATGATGGCAACTGCGGTGACAACCGGCACGAACCAGCTTGCAACGCGGTCTGCATAGTCCTGCAATTTGGGCTTTGAATTCTGTGCCTCTTCAACAAGCTGTGCAATGTCCGTCACAGTATTCTTGCCCGGAAGTCGAGTCAGTTGAGCAATCAGGGTACCATTTTTGTTGACTGTACCAGCAATTACCGCGTCGCCTGGCCCTTTGGATACCGGAACACTCTCTCCCGTGAGCATTGACTCATCAACATCGCTTTGGCCGCTAAGAACGAGACCGTCAGTGGGCACGCCCGAGTCAGGCCCAATCTTGAATTTGTCGCCATATTGCAACAAGCGGGCATCAATGGTTCTATCCTTATTGTTCTCAACGATGACAGCCGTAGTAGTTTGGAGAGATCGCAAAGACACAGCCTCGACGGCTCGGATACGCGCAAAAGCAGCCACGAGTCGACCCAAGATGACGAGGGTGATCAGAAGCGTACTGGTCTCAAAAAATTCCGATGTCTCAAGCGGCTTGCCAGCCATGCGAAAGCCAAAGGCCACAACGGAATACACGTATGCCGCAGTGATGCTGATGACCACAAGCATATCCATCTCAATGGTGCAACTGTGAATGAGAGCGCCGATGGCCGGGCGATAGAAGTCGGGAATGGCGATAAGCTGGACAAGTGTGGCTAATACGAGGGAAATAATGGCCCGCGTTTTTTCGCTAACAGGGGTACTGCCCCAAGCCAAAACCAGGACAGGAATGGTAAGAACAGCCGCGAGAATAGTCTTGATAAGTTGGTCATAGAGTCTCTTGCGGCCGCTCGAGACCGACGGATCATCGCCAGGAGGAGCAAGCCCCTcgacttggccttggagcTTGTCGAACAAATCTCTCGCCCCAATCATCGTTGGGACATAGCTTAAGCGAACAGTCGTCTTGCTCAGGATAGTGCTACCGGCGACACCTTCGATGTTGCAATCCAAAAGTGTCTTGGCCGATTTTCCAGATGCCAGCACATCAAGAACCTGGTCGTCGCTAGCCATGCGATTGCAACGAAAGTTGGTTGCTCTCTCCGCAGCGCGAATAACCTCGGCTGCGGTGTTAACTGACGTGTCGACCTCGAATTCTGCATGACTCATTACAAAGTTGACTTTGACAGACGATACACCAGCAATCTTGTTTAGAGTGTTGGTCATCTTGTTACCACATCCTGAGCAAGTCATGCCGTCAACGACAAGCATGACATGCTCTAGCCCCTCGACCTTTTCAACATCGCGCTCGATTGAACGATGCCTGTCGGACTTGCTGCTATCAAGAGACTGAATGGTGTCATGGCCCGGcgcgtggtcgtggtcgtcgCAGCAATCATGCTTTACCGGCTTGCAGCAGGAGTCGTCTTCCCCTTGGTGCTTAGCCATCTTTCCGCGGCGCCTAATTTCgtggtgatggtgaggaCCGTCGTGTCGATGGACCTTTCGCCCGCTGGCGTATATTTCGGCTTTGTCGTCAAGAGCGTTTGGGACAGCGCTAGGTATGGCTTTCTTGGGCTGGTTAGCACAGCACGTCGTCGACCAACCTCGCTCGAGAACGCTTCGACAGATGCAACGAGCAGAGTCGAGATAGGCGCTGTATTGCTTAAATGCTTTTTCCAGGTGGGAGCTGCATGCTCCCGAAGGATGGTGCCCATTTGCGTCGTGCTGGTGTTCATGTCTGGCGGCGGCTGTTCAGTGGTTGTGAGGTGAGCAGAGCGCATTATACAAGATGGAGAATTGGGGCAGTGAGAGTCCTTTCAGGGGCAGGACAATGAAGTTGACATACTATTTTGGTCGAGGTTGTCCGTCTCGCATGTCTTTTCGCACTCGAGTGCAGCGGCTGCAAGGATACATTTCTCTTTTTCCAGCTGTCAGACTGGAACTGGTGGCCCCCCAACATCGAACACGGATCGCACAGCGTATACTCACCATCGCAGTTCTCCTCATTACTGGAGCAGCAGGCCAGAGTTTCAGAAAGGCTGGGATTGTCACAGCAAAATTCGTCGTCACAGCACTCCCCCTCCTGGGTGCAATGCTCCTCACCCATGAAAGGGTCTGGGCCATGGTCGTGGTCGTGAATTTGTCCGTGGTCCTGGACTTGTTCATGATTGTGGCcgccgtggtggtggccgtgTTCTTCGTGGTGAAGACTGTTCTGGTTGTGTTCAGATACCGCTGCGGgaacggcatcatggctgccgtGGCCAGAGCAGCACTCGGTGCCCATGATTGCggttgaaaagaaaaagggtTCGCAAGTGCAAATTCTTAGTCGACGGGATGAAAGCGACTGTTGGATGCAGTCAGGCGCTTTGGGGTAGATTGCGATTTGGGCAAGAGAGAATCAAAGCAGAAAGGCAATGAAGGAGGTGCAGCAGGATACGTGGGACATATAGCAGAGGAAGTAGCGGGGGACGACGCCACGCGGCTTGAATTAAAACAGGCACTGGGAATTCGAGACGGCACCGACAAAGACAGCGACCGAGAAAAGAATCGAAATACTACTAGGTTCGGCCAAATGagatgcggcggcgaggacaaaGCGGCGAGTGCGGTGTCATCCCTGCATCCCAATCCGATCGGTTCTCGCAAAAGcaccaccgtcaccaagGGTTGATGGAGTCGCATCCCCGACTGATTATCGACGGGACTAGGGCAACCCGAAGCCTGGAGCGTCGTCAGCTTCACAGGATGGGGTACAACCACGTTGATGTCGCCACGGCCCGAAACTCCTAACAGCAGTGGCGCCTCATCTGTTGTCGCACTTGTCCGAACACCACATGAATTTGCAGGCCCCAGTTTAAGCGTAAAGCTATCTGGAGACGCGAAACGCTTGTCCCCGTTGAACCAGCTTGTACGCCAATGGcctgattttttttttcccctttcctTTTCCCGATGCCTACCAGACTTTTCGGGGTGGTGgatcaaaaaaaaaaaccagttGGCATGCGTCACCAGCGCATTCTAGTTTTGCTAGATGCTTCCATCCGTTGGGTCCCACTGCCCATGACTTGGAGTGCGGAAGGTTCCGTCGCCAAgtttcatcttgttcaaTAAACCCTTCCCTGGATGTTTGAATGGATCACGATTCGCCGGGCCTGGTGTCGAGAATATCGGCAAAGTTCGGACAAAACCAACACTTTGGGGCCAAGAAATCACCCCTCCACTGCAAATTGGCCACGAGTGCAGAATTTCAAGCAACCAACACAAGCAGTTGCGCGACACCAAATTGACTTTTGCGTCACCTTACGCTGCCGCTCATTGGTTTCGACGATTGCGCATGGTCCCTTTGGCGTGATGGACCAACCGAGCTTTACAAACGCAATCCGCCAaggatactccgtacacgaATCAAGGTAGGTAGCATAGGTAGGTAAGTGAATCCgtgctccatgtcctcggaGTAGATGCCCGATCCCTCCCAGCGGTAGTTACTCACAGAGACGACTGGGAGACATGCCTGTGTTCCAGCAGCTTTCCCAACTTGCCTGCATACGCTCCATCTGCGCGTCCGTCGAACTTGAAACTGAACCTATCGGACTATTTGTTAGACATGACGACAATGACAGGGTAGAAAGGGGTGAACAACAGattccccctccccccccatGACAAAGCCCGCAAACAACGCAGTtcctagtagtagtagtagtcaAAGATAGCAACCAAAAGCTTAAACCGAACCATGATTGGCCTGTCCACAAGTCGTGTTACAAGAGCGCAGCATGCAAAGGCGCACTGTCCAAGCATACGAGGGTCTCGGCTTTGCACCTGTGTGAGTAGTGAATCCTGGCTCGGATTCACCGAATCGACTACTATTTTCAAAggctctacggagtaccgagtatCGCGTGTCTTGACCACGCAGCCGTCGCACACATCAGCCTCGTGTCTGCACATCCCTTCCATCTACACTCCAAACAGCCAGTTCACCTTCCCCCCCCTCGAGCCTCAATAGTAGTGAATCCTCGTCTCTTCAACGCTTTACATCAGCCCCCTAAACACAACCGGCGCCCCGTCCCTCACAGTCGCGCACAGCCTCCCCTCCCCGTCGGCCACATACGTCTCCCCGTCGAGCACGCCCTCCCACCGCCCGCCCGGCCTCCGCGTGAAGAAGCAGTACTCGCGCGTGTGCCCCCGTCCGATATTACTCGTCAGCACCATCACCCTGCCGCCCTCCCTGCTCCACGCGTACGCCGTCTCGTCCACAAACAGGTGGACGTGGTCGTCGCCCGCCAGCCCGCcggccgccttcttcacgCCCGTCAGCTTGCCAATAAACCCGTACAAGTCGCCGCCCGTGCCGAAGCCGCTCCTCCACAGGTCCTCCCTGTTCTCCGGGTCCGCGGCGCCCGCGAAGCCCTGCTCCGTGCCGTAGTACACGACGGGCACGCCGCGCGCGAGCAGCACGTAGGCGAGCGCGTTCTTGAGCAGCGCCGCGTCTCCCCCCTGGTGGAGGAAGCGCGGGTTGTCGTGGTTGTCGAGAAAGGTGCCCAGGGCCGAGGGGTCCGGGAACGCGGCGCCCACGCGGTCGTGCATGTCGACCAGGGCCTGGGGGTGGCCGCGCTGCtggaagaagtcggtgagcgGGTAGTACACGGGGTAGTTGAGCAGgccggacatggagccgGCGTAGCGGGCGACGTAGGCCGGATCGCCGTGGAACACCTCGCCGAGGGTGTAgacggccgcggcggaggCGAAGCCCGCCCAGTAGTCGTGCTCGACGTGCTTGACTGTGTCGATGCGGACGCCGTCGGGGGCGTACTCGTTGACGAGCCACTGGATCCA is a genomic window containing:
- the PCA1_1 gene encoding P-type cation-transporting ATPase; its protein translation is MGTECCSGHGSHDAVPAAVSEHNQNSLHHEEHGHHHGGHNHEQVQDHGQIHDHDHGPDPFMGEEHCTQEGECCDDEFCCDNPSLSETLACCSSNEENCDEKCILAAAALECEKTCETDNLDQNTAARHEHQHDANGHHPSGACSSHLEKAFKQYSAYLDSARCICRSVLERGWSTTCCANQPKKAIPSAVPNALDDKAEIYASGRKVHRHDGPHHHHEIRRRGKMAKHQGEDDSCCKPVKHDCCDDHDHAPGHDTIQSLDSSKSDRHRSIERDVEKVEGLEHVMLVVDGMTCSGCGNKMTNTLNKIAGVSSVKVNFVMSHAEFEVDTSVNTAAEVIRAAERATNFRCNRMASDDQVLDVLASGKSAKTLLDCNIEGVAGSTILSKTTVRLSYVPTMIGARDLFDKLQGQVEGLAPPGDDPSVSSGRKRLYDQLIKTILAAVLTIPVLVLAWGSTPVSEKTRAIISLVLATLVQLIAIPDFYRPAIGALIHSCTIEMDMLVVISITAAYVYSVVAFGFRMAGKPLETSEFFETSTLLITLVILGRLVAAFARIRAVEAVSLRSLQTTTAVIVENNKDRTIDARLLQYGDKFKIGPDSGVPTDGLVLSGQSDVDESMLTGESVPVSKGPGDAVIAGTVNKNGTLIAQLTRLPGKNTVTDIAQLVEEAQNSKPKLQDYADRVASWFVPVVTAVAIIVVIVWLVVGFKVRKYKAGQSISNAITYAVATLAVSCPCALGLAVPMVLVIAGGIAARSGVIIKSAECTERGRKVTDVVFDKTGTITEEKLDVQKQVLLINEAMAISIAKALVAGNKHPVSLAVANYLKDQSIPAEALKDVQVIPGAGVEAKLDGTILRAGNPKWTKTASHDQVSRLQNDGMTLLVVTQDGAPIALFGLRTHLRKEAAGVVSQLARRNITTHLVSGDQKHAVEMVGSEVGIPNIVSQCTPAEKRDYVAKLMQEGKCVMFVGDGTNDAVAVSQADVGVQLGSVLSASDVTGKAADVVLLNGLEGIPFFLEISRVSFRRMVFNFAWSAVYNVLAILLASGAFVNIRIPPAYAGLGEIVSVVPVIVAAMTMLLKKPKVSAPTV
- the amy3 gene encoding Alpha-amylase A type-3, whose translation is MKPSLPTTLTLLAQLAHAADTNAWKSRSIYFALTDRIARSSSDNGGDPCGNLGDYCGGTFQGLEGKLDYIRGMGFDAIWITPVVANAAGGYHGYWAQDLYAINAHYGSANDLKKLVDAAHEKQMYVMIDVVANHMGPSALASRQPSPLDQASSYHPPCAIDYSNQTSIENCQIANLPDLDTQSPAIRRLYRNWIQWLVNEYAPDGVRIDTVKHVEHDYWAGFASAAAVYTLGEVFHGDPAYVARYAGSMSGLLNYPVYYPLTDFFQQRGHPQALVDMHDRVGAAFPDPSALGTFLDNHDNPRFLHQGGDAALLKNALAYVLLARGVPVVYYGTEQGFAGAADPENREDLWRSGFGTGGDLYGFIGKLTGVKKAAGGLAGDDHVHLFVDETAYAWSREGGRVMVLTSNIGRGHTREYCFFTRRPGGRWEGVLDGETYVADGEGRLCATVRDGAPVVFRGLM